A window from Flavobacterium gyeonganense encodes these proteins:
- a CDS encoding SAM-dependent methyltransferase, giving the protein MKLPGKLYLIPTTMGESDPMDVLPQTVKRSIELIDYYIVENDKTARKSIKAVLPEKKQSELVLFTLNKRTEASEHLDFIKPLLEGKNMGLMSEAGCPGVADPGAVIVKLAHEKGIQVVPLVGPSSILLAMMASGMNGQSFTFNGYLPIDKDEKKSAIRHFEKLSYDKNQSQLFIETPYRNNKLIEDLLQILSPATHLCIAADITLPTEFIKTLKVADWKKLKVDLDKRPAIFIIHKM; this is encoded by the coding sequence ATGAAACTTCCTGGAAAATTATATTTAATTCCAACAACCATGGGCGAAAGCGACCCTATGGATGTTTTACCACAAACCGTAAAAAGAAGTATTGAATTGATAGATTATTATATTGTTGAAAATGATAAAACAGCCAGAAAATCCATAAAAGCAGTTTTACCAGAGAAAAAGCAATCAGAATTGGTTCTTTTCACACTTAACAAACGAACTGAAGCGAGCGAACATTTAGACTTCATAAAACCTTTATTAGAAGGAAAAAACATGGGCCTAATGAGCGAAGCCGGCTGTCCCGGAGTTGCTGATCCAGGCGCTGTGATTGTAAAACTGGCACATGAAAAAGGAATTCAGGTAGTTCCTTTGGTTGGTCCTTCTTCTATCCTATTGGCAATGATGGCTTCCGGAATGAATGGTCAGAGTTTTACATTCAATGGTTATCTGCCAATTGACAAAGATGAAAAAAAATCGGCAATTCGTCATTTTGAGAAATTATCTTATGATAAAAATCAATCACAATTATTCATTGAAACACCTTATAGAAATAATAAACTGATTGAAGATCTTTTACAGATTTTAAGTCCTGCAACTCATCTTTGTATCGCGGCAGATATCACTTTGCCAACAGAATTCATCAAAACATTGAAAGTTGCTGATTGGAAGAAGTTAAAAGTTGATTTAGATAAACGTCCTGCGATTTTTATTATTCATAAAATGTAA
- a CDS encoding energy transducer TonB has product MKKFLPLILICFVQNTFSQHKEPTIKSDPDAVVNSSKNNSRVDSQPEFPGGPEALYNDFIKNNYRMPIVKNLKGKVYVSFMVETNGTLSDIKILRDIGYGTGEEAIRVLKLSPRWTPAKRNNKYVRWNYSFPITVKGIDSAESLEFYNRNNNNPIAEVVREDEENQVYNTAGLEVMPEFPGGQEALERFLKDNYKNPQKDLKGRVYATFIIEKDGSLSDIKILRDIGYGTGAEAIRVLKLSPKWSPGKQNNKVVRVLKAIPIAVD; this is encoded by the coding sequence ATGAAAAAATTTCTTCCGTTAATTTTGATTTGTTTTGTACAAAATACTTTTTCTCAACACAAAGAACCAACTATTAAATCAGACCCTGATGCAGTAGTAAACAGCAGTAAAAATAATTCACGTGTAGATTCACAACCTGAATTCCCTGGTGGACCGGAAGCTTTATATAACGATTTTATAAAAAATAATTATAGAATGCCGATTGTGAAAAACTTAAAAGGAAAAGTGTATGTATCCTTTATGGTTGAAACAAATGGAACTTTAAGTGATATAAAAATTTTAAGAGACATTGGATATGGAACAGGTGAAGAAGCAATTAGAGTATTAAAATTATCTCCTAGATGGACTCCCGCAAAAAGAAATAACAAATATGTGAGATGGAACTATTCATTTCCTATTACCGTAAAAGGTATTGACTCAGCTGAATCCTTAGAATTTTATAACCGTAATAATAACAATCCAATAGCTGAAGTAGTTAGAGAAGACGAAGAAAATCAAGTATATAATACTGCTGGCTTAGAAGTGATGCCTGAATTTCCAGGTGGCCAAGAAGCACTAGAACGTTTTTTAAAAGATAACTATAAAAATCCACAAAAAGATCTAAAAGGAAGAGTATATGCTACTTTTATTATTGAAAAAGATGGATCTTTAAGTGATATAAAAATCTTAAGAGATATTGGATATGGAACAGGTGCAGAAGCAATTAGAGTATTAAAATTATCTCCCAAATGGAGTCCAGGAAAACAAAATAACAAGGTTGTTAGAGTTTTAAAGGCTATTCCTATAGCCGTCGATTAA
- a CDS encoding HAD family hydrolase — protein MIDTIIFDFGDIFINLDKEATISGLKKLGMTEWNSEFDRLNLLFETGDISHDDFLAGFQAQLPNASIEEILEAWNAVLADFPLYRLEFLQMLSKKYRLFLLSNTDSIHIATFENKSGVSFYRDFYQCFEKVYFSFEIGIRKPNPEAYQYIINKHELSPKRTLFVDDKKENTDAAAALGLHVWNLQVSKEDVVDLFEKQIL, from the coding sequence ATGATTGATACAATAATTTTTGATTTTGGAGACATTTTCATCAATTTAGATAAAGAAGCCACTATTTCGGGACTAAAGAAATTAGGCATGACCGAATGGAATTCTGAATTTGACCGATTGAATCTGTTATTTGAGACCGGCGATATTTCGCATGATGATTTTTTGGCAGGTTTTCAGGCACAGCTTCCTAATGCCTCAATCGAAGAAATTCTGGAAGCATGGAATGCTGTACTCGCAGATTTTCCGTTATACCGATTAGAATTTCTCCAGATGCTTTCTAAAAAATACCGTCTGTTTTTATTAAGTAATACCGATTCTATCCATATTGCAACTTTCGAAAATAAAAGCGGAGTCTCTTTTTACAGAGATTTTTACCAATGTTTTGAAAAAGTGTATTTTTCATTTGAAATTGGAATACGAAAGCCAAATCCAGAAGCCTATCAATATATCATCAACAAACACGAATTATCTCCAAAACGAACTTTGTTTGTTGACGATAAAAAAGAAAACACTGATGCTGCTGCAGCTTTAGGACTTCATGTCTGGAATTTACAAGTTAGCAAGGAAGATGTTGTGGATTTATTTGAAAAACAAATACTTTAG
- a CDS encoding low molecular weight protein-tyrosine-phosphatase: protein MPVKILMVCLGNICRSPLAEGILASKLPKENFIVDSAGTGSWHVGHSPDKRSIAVAQKNGLCIDQQKGRQFKTADFDEFDYIYVMDNSNYRDIMHLAKTPEHKSKVNLILNELFPDENVDVPDPYYGVVNGFDNVYQMLDEVAEIIAQKLIKKHS from the coding sequence ATGCCAGTAAAAATTTTAATGGTTTGTTTGGGAAATATCTGCAGATCGCCTTTAGCCGAAGGCATTTTAGCATCCAAATTACCAAAAGAAAATTTTATAGTTGATTCAGCAGGAACCGGCTCCTGGCATGTGGGGCATTCCCCTGATAAAAGATCTATTGCTGTTGCCCAAAAAAATGGTTTATGCATTGATCAGCAAAAAGGAAGACAATTCAAAACTGCTGATTTTGATGAATTTGATTACATCTACGTAATGGATAATTCAAATTATAGAGATATCATGCACCTTGCTAAAACTCCGGAACACAAAAGCAAAGTTAATCTGATTCTAAATGAATTATTTCCGGATGAAAATGTCGACGTTCCAGATCCTTATTATGGAGTCGTTAATGGTTTTGACAATGTCTATCAGATGCTAGATGAAGTTGCTGAAATAATTGCCCAAAAACTTATCAAAAAACACTCTTAA
- a CDS encoding methionine aminotransferase translates to MSKLPNVTTSIFTLMSKMATEYNAINLSQGFPNFPVDERLTDIVTRLAKENVHQYTPMAGYPPLMNKIAKLVLNSYNRIINPDTELLVTTGATQGIFTTILALVKENDEVIILDPSYDSYESPVLLCKAKPVRVALNDDYTPNWETIEKACSAKSSMMIINNPHNPTGKILTEPDFVQLKNLLEKYPDIIVLSDEVYEYITFEEKHISAHTKNFLLDRCIMVSSFGKSFHITGWKIGYTIAPEYLMKEIKKVHQFLVFSVNSISQAAISEYLDIVDVNLLGKFYQEKRDYFQQLLQNSRFELKPCEGTYFQVASYASISNDDDVTFCKKLITDHGVAAIPISTFYSDHKDHKLIRFCFAKDNFTLESAAKKICLI, encoded by the coding sequence ATGAGCAAACTCCCAAACGTAACCACAAGCATTTTCACATTAATGTCTAAAATGGCTACTGAATATAATGCGATAAATCTTTCGCAGGGATTTCCAAATTTTCCTGTTGATGAAAGACTAACTGATATTGTTACTAGATTAGCGAAAGAAAACGTTCACCAATACACACCAATGGCAGGTTATCCTCCATTAATGAATAAGATTGCAAAGTTAGTTCTGAATTCTTATAACAGAATCATAAATCCTGATACAGAACTTCTGGTTACCACTGGAGCAACCCAGGGAATTTTCACAACCATTCTGGCTTTAGTAAAAGAAAACGATGAAGTCATTATTCTGGATCCAAGCTACGACTCTTATGAATCTCCTGTTTTACTTTGCAAAGCTAAGCCAGTCCGCGTAGCGCTAAATGACGATTATACGCCAAATTGGGAAACGATAGAAAAAGCCTGTTCTGCAAAAAGCAGCATGATGATTATCAACAATCCACATAATCCAACGGGGAAAATCCTGACCGAACCAGATTTTGTACAGCTAAAAAATCTTCTTGAAAAATATCCCGATATTATTGTTTTATCAGATGAAGTTTACGAATACATCACCTTCGAAGAGAAACATATTTCAGCACATACTAAAAATTTCCTTTTAGACCGATGCATAATGGTTTCTTCTTTCGGAAAATCATTTCATATTACAGGTTGGAAAATTGGTTACACCATTGCTCCTGAATATCTGATGAAAGAAATCAAAAAAGTTCATCAGTTTTTGGTTTTTAGCGTTAATAGTATTTCACAAGCTGCCATAAGTGAATATTTAGATATAGTGGACGTCAATTTACTTGGAAAATTCTATCAGGAAAAACGGGATTATTTTCAACAACTGCTTCAAAACAGCCGATTTGAGTTAAAACCCTGTGAAGGAACTTATTTTCAGGTTGCTTCCTATGCTTCAATTTCCAACGACGATGATGTTACATTTTGCAAAAAACTCATCACAGATCATGGTGTTGCCGCAATTCCAATTTCAACTTTCTATTCAGATCATAAAGACCATAAATTAATACGTTTTTGTTTCGCTAAAGATAACTTCACCCTCGAATCAGCAGCAAAAAAAATATGCCTAATATAA
- a CDS encoding FtsB family cell division protein, which yields MKNPYKDKSWFRFLSNKYVWVLLFFIVWMLFLDNYSYFDHRFLNDQINELKDNKTYYQEEIKKDQEQIKQLKNPEQIEKYAREKYFMKKDSEDIYIIKFEGDTIQEKE from the coding sequence ATGAAAAATCCGTACAAAGATAAATCCTGGTTCAGATTCCTAAGCAATAAATATGTTTGGGTCTTGCTGTTTTTTATAGTATGGATGCTGTTTTTAGATAATTACTCTTATTTCGACCATCGCTTTTTAAACGATCAGATTAATGAGCTTAAAGACAATAAAACCTATTATCAGGAAGAAATTAAAAAAGACCAGGAACAGATTAAACAGCTCAAAAATCCTGAACAGATAGAGAAATACGCCCGCGAAAAGTACTTCATGAAAAAAGACAGCGAAGACATATACATTATCAAATTTGAAGGCGATACAATTCAGGAAAAAGAATAA
- a CDS encoding peptidoglycan-binding protein LysM yields the protein MIKKWYYYTSLIVIITFLTLGFKPFSLETKPWFYTEKTDGSEYLFPSLDKDDYPSQTKLNAPFTGNRLIGFKEAIAFKESQGKYRKVNSIGYMGKYQFGSKTLRTVGVHSDKDFLKNPALQEKAFIALLSKNKWILRREIEKYEGKIINGIEITESGILAAAHLGGAGSVKNFFKNKGNRHFRDAYGTSLRSYMKAFGGYDLSYIEADSNATIND from the coding sequence ATGATAAAGAAATGGTATTATTACACTAGTTTAATCGTTATTATTACATTTTTAACTTTGGGTTTCAAACCCTTTAGTCTGGAAACCAAACCTTGGTTTTATACAGAAAAAACAGATGGATCGGAATACTTATTTCCATCTCTTGACAAAGATGATTATCCATCACAAACAAAATTAAATGCACCATTCACCGGAAATCGGCTAATTGGTTTTAAAGAAGCAATTGCTTTTAAAGAATCACAGGGAAAATACCGAAAAGTAAATTCAATTGGCTATATGGGAAAATACCAATTTGGTTCTAAAACTCTAAGAACTGTAGGTGTTCACAGTGACAAAGATTTTTTAAAAAATCCAGCCTTACAGGAAAAAGCGTTTATTGCTTTGTTATCTAAAAACAAATGGATTTTACGCAGGGAGATTGAAAAGTATGAAGGAAAAATCATTAACGGAATTGAAATTACCGAGTCAGGAATTTTAGCAGCAGCCCATTTAGGAGGTGCTGGTTCTGTAAAGAACTTTTTCAAAAACAAAGGGAACAGGCATTTTAGAGATGCTTATGGAACCTCTTTGAGAAGTTACATGAAAGCCTTTGGCGGTTATGATCTCTCTTATATTGAAGCAGATAGTAACGCAACAATTAACGATTAA
- the udk gene encoding uridine kinase, with the protein MLIIGIAGGTGSGKTTVVHQIMNELPDTEVGVISQDSYYKETHNLSFDERALINFDHPRAIDFELLVKHLKALKAGETIDQPVYSFIQHNRTDDTVSTHPRKVMIVEGILILTNPELRDMFDIKIFVHADSDERLIRRLKRDISERGRDIDEVLNRYQNTLKPMHEQFIEPSKAFADIIIPNDKYNTVAIDVVRAVINQRIS; encoded by the coding sequence ATGCTCATTATTGGAATTGCAGGAGGAACAGGAAGCGGAAAAACAACTGTAGTACATCAAATCATGAATGAATTACCAGACACTGAAGTAGGTGTAATTTCTCAGGATTCATACTATAAAGAAACCCATAATTTGTCTTTTGATGAAAGAGCCTTAATCAATTTTGATCATCCACGCGCTATTGATTTTGAATTGCTGGTAAAACACCTTAAAGCATTAAAAGCAGGCGAAACCATAGATCAGCCTGTCTATTCTTTCATTCAGCATAACAGAACTGACGATACAGTTTCTACTCACCCCAGAAAAGTAATGATTGTTGAAGGAATTTTAATTTTGACAAATCCTGAATTACGGGATATGTTCGATATTAAAATCTTCGTTCATGCCGATTCTGATGAAAGATTAATTCGTCGTTTAAAAAGAGATATTTCAGAACGAGGACGTGATATTGATGAAGTTTTAAACCGTTACCAAAACACCTTAAAACCTATGCATGAGCAATTTATCGAGCCATCAAAAGCATTTGCCGACATTATAATTCCAAATGACAAATACAACACTGTCGCAATTGATGTAGTTCGTGCCGTAATTAATCAGCGAATTTCATAA
- a CDS encoding IMPACT family protein, with translation MEYNDTYQTIASESEEVLFKEKGSKFFGYAFPIETEDEVKPIIERLKKQHPHAVHYCYAYQIGTAPKISYRANDDGEPGNTAGAPIYGQIQSFGLTNVLVVVVRFFGGIKLGVGGLIAAYKTTAQMTLEICKIVEKTIDVHFLISFDYKNMNKVMRVIKEKKLEITSQEMEIDENSGLPIGKIITKTRKKNAESIFSTFDLMFEIDIKIM, from the coding sequence TTGGAATATAACGACACCTATCAAACTATTGCTTCTGAATCTGAAGAAGTGTTATTTAAAGAAAAAGGTAGCAAATTCTTTGGCTATGCTTTTCCAATAGAAACTGAGGACGAAGTAAAACCTATTATTGAAAGGTTAAAAAAGCAGCATCCCCACGCTGTACATTATTGTTATGCTTATCAAATTGGTACTGCACCAAAAATTTCATATCGGGCAAATGATGACGGAGAACCAGGCAATACAGCCGGAGCGCCAATTTATGGACAAATCCAGTCTTTTGGTTTAACCAATGTGCTTGTAGTTGTGGTTCGATTTTTTGGCGGAATAAAATTGGGGGTTGGCGGATTAATAGCTGCTTACAAAACTACTGCACAAATGACACTTGAGATTTGTAAAATTGTCGAAAAAACAATTGATGTCCATTTTTTAATCTCTTTTGATTATAAAAACATGAACAAGGTAATGCGGGTAATCAAGGAGAAAAAGCTCGAAATAACTTCTCAGGAAATGGAAATTGATGAAAATTCAGGACTGCCAATTGGTAAAATAATAACAAAGACCCGAAAAAAAAATGCTGAATCTATATTCAGCACTTTTGATTTAATGTTTGAAATCGATATAAAAATTATGTAA
- a CDS encoding acyl-CoA thioesterase yields the protein MKNHQTQIRVRYSETDQMGIVYHGNYVPYFEIGRVEWLRNKGISYKSMEESGIGLPIVSMQINYKKSARYDELLTIHTTFKSQSSVKIEFDCAIYNEANELLTTAVFILVFISLKTGRPTAPPDYILELFKTLK from the coding sequence ATGAAAAATCATCAAACTCAGATACGTGTCCGCTACTCAGAAACCGATCAAATGGGAATCGTATATCATGGAAATTACGTTCCTTATTTTGAGATAGGACGCGTGGAATGGCTTAGAAACAAAGGGATTTCGTATAAAAGTATGGAAGAAAGCGGAATCGGACTGCCTATTGTTTCGATGCAGATAAATTACAAAAAATCGGCGCGTTATGATGAGCTTTTAACAATTCATACCACATTCAAAAGTCAGTCTTCAGTCAAGATTGAATTTGACTGTGCAATTTATAATGAAGCGAATGAGTTATTAACAACGGCAGTGTTTATTTTGGTATTTATTTCGTTAAAAACAGGTCGGCCAACTGCCCCTCCGGATTATATTTTAGAATTATTTAAAACACTTAAATAA
- the ribD gene encoding bifunctional diaminohydroxyphosphoribosylaminopyrimidine deaminase/5-amino-6-(5-phosphoribosylamino)uracil reductase RibD: MNIHEKYIKRCIELAKNGFGTTYPNPIVGSVIVYEDKIIGEGWHKKAGEPHAEVNAIRSVKDKSLLKKATIYVSLEPCSHFGKTPPCCDLIIEHKIPNVVVGTVDPNEKVAGKGIKKIIESGSNVIVGVLENECYELNKRFFTFHNKKRPYIILKWAESHDGFLAPEKQPGQKRQPVWITNPYSRQLVHKWRSEEQAILVGTQTAIEDNPKLNIRDWSGNNPVRIVLDQSNRIPKYSFIFDNSVKTIVFTKSETALSKENTIFEVINFNQNIIPQILAVLHQNQIQSIIIEGGSQTLQAFIDQNIWDEARIFTGKITFNKGIKAPLIEKKNANKTYIQNDELTHIRNYD; this comes from the coding sequence ATACATAAAACGCTGCATCGAACTGGCCAAAAATGGTTTTGGAACAACATATCCAAATCCAATTGTAGGAAGTGTAATTGTTTACGAAGATAAAATTATCGGCGAAGGCTGGCACAAAAAAGCCGGTGAACCACACGCCGAAGTCAATGCGATTCGATCTGTCAAAGACAAATCCTTACTCAAAAAAGCCACTATTTATGTAAGCTTAGAACCCTGCAGCCACTTTGGAAAAACACCACCATGCTGCGATTTGATTATCGAACATAAAATTCCAAATGTGGTTGTGGGCACTGTTGATCCAAACGAAAAAGTTGCCGGAAAGGGAATAAAAAAAATAATAGAATCAGGTTCTAATGTAATTGTTGGTGTTTTAGAAAATGAATGCTATGAACTCAACAAGCGCTTTTTTACCTTTCACAACAAGAAGCGGCCTTATATTATCTTAAAATGGGCTGAAAGTCACGATGGTTTTCTAGCACCTGAAAAACAACCTGGCCAGAAGCGCCAGCCTGTTTGGATAACCAATCCTTATTCCAGGCAATTGGTTCATAAATGGAGAAGCGAAGAACAGGCAATCCTTGTTGGCACTCAAACTGCAATTGAGGATAATCCGAAATTAAATATCAGGGACTGGTCGGGGAACAATCCTGTAAGAATCGTTTTAGATCAAAGCAACAGAATTCCAAAATACAGTTTTATTTTTGATAACAGTGTTAAAACGATTGTTTTTACCAAATCTGAAACTGCCCTTTCAAAAGAAAACACAATTTTTGAAGTAATTAATTTTAATCAAAATATAATACCGCAAATTTTGGCTGTTTTGCATCAAAATCAGATTCAGTCCATTATTATCGAAGGCGGCTCACAAACTTTACAGGCTTTCATTGACCAGAATATTTGGGATGAAGCCCGCATTTTTACAGGAAAAATTACTTTTAATAAAGGAATAAAAGCTCCGCTTATTGAAAAGAAAAACGCAAACAAAACTTATATTCAGAACGACGAATTAACACATATTAGAAATTATGATTGA
- a CDS encoding SDR family oxidoreductase, whose translation MSYTDKMLRDDALKGKVIVVTGGGSGLGKAMTKYFLELGAQVAITSRDLEKLKTTAAELETETGGKCLPLQCDVRHYEEVENMLQEVLKAFGKVDVLLNNAAGNFISPTERLSANAFDTVIDIVLKGTKNCTLAFGKHWIDSKQTSATILNIVTTYAWTGSAYVVPSATAKAGVLAMTRSLAVEWAKYGIRSNAIAPGPFPTKGAWDRLLPGDLAEKFDMAKKVPLKRVGEHQELANLAAYLVSDFSAYINGDVITIDGGEWLKGAGQFNLLEAIPEELWDQLEMMIKAKKNK comes from the coding sequence ATGAGCTATACAGATAAAATGTTAAGAGACGATGCTTTAAAAGGTAAAGTCATTGTAGTTACAGGAGGCGGAAGCGGCTTAGGAAAAGCGATGACCAAATATTTTTTAGAATTAGGAGCTCAGGTAGCCATTACTTCAAGAGATTTAGAAAAGCTTAAAACAACTGCAGCTGAACTGGAAACTGAAACAGGTGGAAAATGTTTACCGCTTCAATGTGATGTTCGACATTATGAAGAAGTCGAAAATATGCTTCAGGAAGTTTTAAAAGCTTTTGGAAAAGTAGATGTTCTTTTAAATAACGCAGCCGGAAATTTCATTTCCCCAACAGAACGTTTGTCTGCTAATGCATTTGACACTGTTATCGATATCGTACTAAAGGGTACAAAAAACTGTACACTTGCTTTTGGAAAACACTGGATCGACAGCAAACAAACATCAGCAACGATTTTAAATATTGTAACAACTTATGCCTGGACAGGATCAGCTTACGTGGTACCAAGTGCTACGGCAAAAGCAGGAGTTTTAGCCATGACCAGAAGTCTGGCCGTAGAATGGGCAAAATACGGAATCCGCTCTAATGCGATTGCTCCGGGACCTTTCCCGACTAAAGGTGCATGGGACAGATTATTACCTGGAGATTTGGCAGAGAAATTTGATATGGCCAAAAAAGTACCTTTAAAACGTGTTGGCGAACATCAGGAACTGGCAAATCTGGCAGCCTATCTGGTATCTGATTTTTCAGCTTATATAAACGGAGATGTTATTACAATTGATGGGGGCGAATGGCTAAAAGGTGCAGGACAATTCAACTTATTAGAAGCAATTCCTGAAGAACTTTGGGATCAGCTTGAAATGATGATAAAAGCAAAAAAGAATAAATAA
- the scpA gene encoding methylmalonyl-CoA mutase — MIRKDLKHIKLQFKSEESDEKSHDSELTIDHFTTAEEIEIKKSYSEKDIEELDFLDFGAGFAPNLRGPYATMYVQKPWTIRQYAGFSTAEESNAFYRRNLAAGQKGLSIAFDLPTHRGYDSDHERVVGDVGKAGVAIDSVEDMKVLFDQIPLDEMSVSMTMNGAVLPIMAFYIVAAEEQGVTTEKLSGTIQNDILKEFMVRNTYIYPPMPSMKIIADIFEFTSKKMPRFNSISISGYHMQEAGATAHIELAYTLADGLEYIRTGLSTGMNIDEFAPRLSFFWAIGMNHFMEIAKMRAGRMIWAKLVKQFNPKSDKSLILRTHCQTSGWSLTEQDPFNNVTRTCIEASAAAFGGTQSLHTNALDEAIALPTDFSARIARNTQIFLQEETKITKTVDPWAGSYYVESLTNEIVEKTWKLIEEVEELGGMTKAIETGIPKLRIEEAAARKQARIDSGQDIIVGVNKFRLEKEDSLHILDIDNQTVRRQQIERLEKIKSTRNTEKVNQSLEKLIHCAKTGHGNLLEMAIEAARNRATLGEISDALESIFGRFKAQIKSISGVYSAAIKNDENFEKAKQLADTFAKQEGRRPRIMIAKMGQDGHDRGAKVVATGYADVGFDVDIGPLFQTPVEAAKQAVENDVHILGISSLAAGHKTLVPQVIEELKTHGREDIMVIVGGVIPAQDYQFLFDAGAIAVFGPGTKISEAAIKILEILID; from the coding sequence ATGATAAGAAAAGATCTTAAACATATAAAGTTACAATTCAAAAGTGAAGAATCTGATGAAAAATCCCATGATTCAGAATTAACAATTGATCACTTTACTACAGCAGAAGAAATCGAAATCAAAAAAAGTTATTCTGAAAAAGATATTGAGGAATTAGACTTTTTAGATTTTGGGGCAGGTTTTGCACCAAATCTGCGTGGTCCTTATGCAACCATGTATGTACAAAAACCATGGACTATTAGACAATATGCAGGATTTTCAACTGCAGAAGAAAGCAATGCTTTTTACAGAAGAAATTTAGCAGCCGGTCAAAAAGGTCTGTCTATCGCATTTGATTTACCAACACATCGGGGCTACGACTCTGATCATGAAAGAGTTGTGGGAGATGTTGGAAAAGCAGGTGTTGCTATTGATTCTGTTGAAGACATGAAAGTGCTTTTTGACCAGATTCCATTAGATGAAATGTCTGTATCCATGACTATGAATGGTGCTGTTTTACCTATCATGGCTTTTTATATTGTAGCTGCAGAAGAACAGGGAGTTACGACTGAAAAACTTTCAGGCACCATACAAAATGACATTTTAAAAGAGTTTATGGTTCGCAATACCTACATCTATCCACCAATGCCTTCTATGAAAATCATTGCCGATATTTTTGAATTCACAAGCAAAAAAATGCCAAGATTCAATTCTATTTCAATTTCGGGATACCACATGCAGGAAGCGGGTGCAACGGCTCATATCGAACTGGCTTATACGCTGGCAGATGGTTTAGAATACATCCGAACCGGACTATCTACAGGTATGAACATTGATGAATTTGCTCCAAGACTGTCATTTTTCTGGGCTATTGGCATGAATCATTTTATGGAAATTGCCAAAATGAGAGCCGGAAGAATGATTTGGGCAAAACTGGTTAAACAATTTAATCCCAAAAGTGATAAATCATTAATTTTAAGAACACATTGCCAGACAAGCGGATGGAGTTTAACGGAACAGGATCCTTTTAACAATGTAACCCGAACTTGCATTGAAGCCTCGGCTGCTGCTTTTGGAGGAACCCAATCATTACATACAAATGCTTTGGATGAAGCAATTGCTTTACCAACGGACTTTTCTGCCAGAATTGCACGAAACACTCAGATTTTTTTACAGGAAGAGACTAAAATTACCAAAACAGTCGATCCCTGGGCAGGAAGTTATTATGTGGAAAGCCTGACCAATGAAATAGTTGAAAAAACATGGAAGCTTATCGAAGAAGTAGAAGAATTAGGCGGTATGACAAAAGCCATTGAAACCGGAATTCCTAAACTTAGAATTGAAGAGGCAGCTGCAAGAAAACAAGCAAGAATAGACAGTGGACAGGATATTATTGTAGGTGTAAATAAATTCAGATTAGAAAAAGAAGATTCTTTACATATTTTAGATATTGACAATCAAACTGTACGAAGACAACAAATTGAAAGGCTTGAAAAAATAAAATCAACCCGAAATACGGAAAAAGTAAACCAATCCCTTGAAAAATTAATTCATTGTGCTAAAACCGGACACGGAAATTTACTGGAAATGGCTATTGAAGCTGCCAGAAACAGAGCAACTTTAGGCGAAATCAGTGATGCTCTCGAAAGTATTTTTGGCAGGTTCAAAGCACAAATAAAATCTATTAGTGGTGTGTACAGTGCAGCAATTAAAAACGACGAAAATTTTGAAAAAGCTAAGCAACTTGCTGACACTTTTGCAAAACAAGAAGGAAGACGTCCGAGAATCATGATTGCCAAAATGGGTCAGGACGGACATGACCGTGGTGCAAAAGTAGTAGCAACAGGTTATGCTGATGTAGGTTTTGATGTTGATATCGGCCCACTGTTTCAAACTCCGGTTGAAGCCGCCAAACAAGCTGTTGAAAATGATGTGCATATTTTAGGTATTTCTTCATTAGCCGCGGGTCACAAAACATTAGTTCCACAAGTCATTGAAGAACTAAAAACACATGGTCGTGAAGACATTATGGTTATTGTTGGAGGTGTAATTCCAGCACAAGATTATCAGTTTTTATTTGATGCCGGAGCAATTGCCGTTTTTGGACCCGGTACAAAAATTAGTGAAGCGGCAATCAAAATCTTAGAAATACTAATTGATTAA